From one Synechocystis sp. PCC 6803 substr. PCC-P genomic stretch:
- a CDS encoding DUF29 domain-containing protein yields the protein MESQLQFPISPSEVLSELYEQDPAQWLEVTVSLFRQNSLAEVDWVHLIEELESLGRQDRNRVAYLLEQLIRHCLLLQYWQEERGRNGNHWRAEIQSFRTQLRRCLTTTLKNYLEEELPQIYQGALGYVQEKTGHGVDFPLTCPYSLQQLLESSPPN from the coding sequence CCGAACTTTATGAGCAAGATCCCGCCCAATGGCTTGAGGTGACGGTGAGCTTATTTCGGCAAAATTCCCTGGCGGAGGTGGACTGGGTTCATTTGATTGAGGAGTTGGAGAGCTTGGGAAGACAGGATCGTAATCGAGTCGCCTATCTGTTGGAACAGTTAATTCGCCATTGTCTGCTATTGCAATACTGGCAGGAAGAACGGGGACGTAACGGCAACCATTGGCGGGCTGAGATTCAAAGTTTTCGCACCCAACTTCGTCGCTGTCTAACTACCACCTTGAAAAATTATCTGGAGGAAGAATTGCCCCAGATTTATCAAGGTGCCCTAGGCTATGTGCAAGAGAAAACCGGCCATGGTGTGGATTTTCCTCTAACCTGTCCCTATAGCCTGCAACAGTTACTAGAATCTTCTCCCCCCAATTAA